The sequence below is a genomic window from Mycobacterium spongiae.
TCAAGAAGATGGGCATGATGTCCTCTCCGACCGGGGAATTGTTCTTTGACAATGTTCGGCTTACCCCCGATCGTCTGCTCGGCGGCACGGAGCAGCACGGTGATGACGACGGCCGCGATAGTGCGCGGGCCAACTTCGCTGTCGAACGGTTCGGTGTGGCACTGATGGCGCTGGGCATCATCAACGAATGCCATCGGCTTTGTGTGGATTACGCGAAGACTCGCACATTGTGGGGGAAGAACATCGGACAGTTTCAGCTGATTCAGCTCAAGCTGGCCAAGATGGAAGTCGCTCGGATCAATGTTCAGAACATGGTGTTTGTCACCCTGGAGCGGCTCAAAGCCGGCACAGCGCCGACGCTGGCCGAAGCCTCCGCGATCAAACTGTATTCGTCGGAAGCCGCCACCGACGTTGCCATGGAGGCCGTGCAGTTATTCGGCGGCAACGGCTACATGGCCGAGTACCGGGTCGAGCAGCTGGCCCGCGACGCGAAGTCGCTGATGATCTACGCCGGAAGCAACGAGGTACAGGTGACCCACATCGCCAAGGGTCTGCTGGTCTGAGCCCGACGAATGTGGATTGGATGGCGCGCGGTGCCACCCGCTCCTAGCAGAATACGACAAAGCGCCTATTGAATGTTTCCGGTCGACGCCGTAGAAACTGATAGCAATGCGTCGTGGCGAACTGACAGCGAAAGCCGGATAGAACCACATTTCAGCCAGGGGCGATAGCCACCGACGTGGATTGTTATGTCACGTATGGCTGGATGAGCGCATTGAAAAGGCAAATACTGCGCGCGATATCGAAATCGGGATAGGGAAATACAGCGCGTGATTTATAGGTAGTCGAGAGAGGGAGTTTGCAGCGTGAATTTTCTCTTGTTGCCGCCCGAGATCAACTCAGCACGGATTTTTTCCGGTGTCGGAGCGGGACCAATGTTGGCGGCGGGGGTGGCCTGGGATGGGTTGGCCGCCGAATTGGCTTTGACGGCGAGTTCCTTTAGCTCGCTGACTTCTTCCTTGGCGGGGGAGGCGTGGCAGGGCCCGGCGGCGGCGGCCATGGTCGGGGCGGCTGCTTCGTACGCAGGATGGTTGAGCACCACAGCAACCCAGGCCGATCAAGCGGCCGTTGCGGCCCGCGTCTTTGGGGGTGCGTTCGAAGCTGTGCGGGCCGCTGCGGTGAATCCGGCGATTATCGCCGCCAACCGCACTCAGCTGGTGTCGCTGGTGATGTCAAATCTGTTCGGGCAAAACGCCCCGGCGATCGCGGCCGCTGAGGCGACTTATGAGCAGATGTGGGCTCAGGATGTCACCGCGATGTTTGGCTATCACGCTGGGGCTTCGGCGGCCGCCGCGCGGCTGACGCCGTTTGTCCGGCCGGTGCCGAATCTGGCCGGCCTACCGGCCCAGATCGTCGGCGCGGCGACGGCCAGCGTGTCCGGCGCGGCCGGCGGTGTGGCTGCGGCCATCCCGATCGAGGGCGGCGCCGTTGCGAGTGCCGCCGCCGCGGCGGCGGCGCCGAGCAGGACGATCGCCATCAACCTGGGCGTTGCCAACCTTGGCATCACCAACCTCGGCAGCGGAAACGTGGGCTTCCTCAATTTCGGCAACGGAAACCTGGGTAGTAACAATTTCGGTTCCGGAAACTTCGGCGACAACAATGTCGGCTCCGGAAACCTCGGCAGCTTCAACGTAGGCCCCGGAAACCTCGGCAGCTCCAATCTAGGCTTCGCGAATATTGGCATCGGGAATATCGGCTTTGGCAACACCGGCAACAACAACATCGGTTTCGGGCTGGTCGGTGACAACCAAGTCGGTATCGGCGGCCTCAACTCAGGCGCAAATAATCTCGGCCTATTCAACTCGGGCAACGGAAACATCGGTTTCTTCAATTCGGGGACCGGAAACTTCGGTATCGGAAACTCCGGTAACTACAACACCGGCTTATGGAACACCGGTCAAGCCAACACGGGCTTTATCAACGCGGGTTCTTTCAACACTGGCAGCTTTAACGTCGGCGACGCAAACACGGGCAGCGTGAACACGGGTAGCTACAACACGGGCGACGCCAACCCGGGCTCGTCCAACACGGGTAGCTTCAACACGGGCGACCTCAATACCGGCCTGTTGAACGCGGGCAACATCAACACCGGTGCTTTCAACGTGGGCAACATGAATAACGGCTTCATGTGGACGGCCAATGGCCAGGGCGGCCTCACCTTTGGAATCAATACACCTGATATAACACTCCCCACCATAAGTCTACCCGGGATTAGCGTCCCCGGTTTCGACCTGCCAGGGATAACGGTGCCGTCGATATCCATTCCGGCGACCACCACGCCCGCCGACATCACGATCGGCGCATTTAGTCTGCCGGAGATTACGTTGCCGTCGATCACTATTCCGGCGGCGACCACGCCCAGCGATATCACGATCGGTGCATTTAGTCTGCCGGAGATTACGTTGCCGTCGATCACTATTCCGGCGGCGACCACGCCCAGCGATATCACGATCGGTGCATTTAGTCTGCCCGAGATAACGTTGCCTTCGATATCTATTCCCGCGGCGACGACGCCCGCAGATATTACGGTGGGCGGGTTTGCGTTGCCCGAGATTGCGTTGCCTTCGATATCTATTCCCGCGGCGACGACGCCCGCAGATATTACGGTGGGCGGGCTCAATCTGCCGGAAATAACGATACCCGTGTTGACTACACCTACGCTGACCTTCAATGAATTTACCGGACCGTCGATAAGCCTACCGGCATTCGATTTTCCCGCCCTGATCACGCCGACGGTCCTAATAACCGGCTTTAACGGTAATGAGGTTCCCTTGGTGCGGAGCAACGTCCTCGGGACGATATTCCTCCAACCATCCTTTCTGGGTCCAATATTGATTGGGGATCCGGGGATAGCGCCCCCGCCCGGCATTCCTGACCCGCCATTTGCAAACGGTTCCTTCTTCGGCTTTACCCTTCCCGGCATCGTCATCGGCGGCTTCGATTTCCCCAGCATCAGCACAACTGGGCCGTTCACCATTCCCTCCGTCGCGGTCGACGGCTTCACGTTGCCGCAAGTCAGCATTCCGGAGATCACCACGCCGCCGTTGACCATTCCCTCGCTCGGTGTTGAGGGCTTCACGTTGCCGCAGGTCGGCATTCCGGAGATCACGACGGCGCCGTTGACCATTCCTTCGGTCGGTGTTGAGGGTTTCACGTTGCCGCCGGTTGGCATTCCGGAGATCACGACGGCGCCGTTGACGTTGCCTGCGGTGGGTGTTGAGGGTTTCACGTTGCCGCCGGTTGGCATTCCGGAGATCACGACGCCACCGTTGACGTTGCCTGCGGTGGGTGTTGGTGGTCTCACACTGCCGCCTATCGGGATTCCGGAGATCACCACCCCGCCATTCACTATCGCTTCCATCGGGATCGGTGGTTTCACCACTCCCGAGCTCACCATCCCCAGCGTCACCCTGCCCAGCACCTCTATCGCGCAGCTTGTCATCCCGCCGCCGCCCGGCTTCTTCAATTCGAGTGCCACCGGATCGTCGGGCTTTTTCAACACGGGCCCCGGGAGCAGTTCGGGCTTCGGTAACAGCGGCTCGGGTCTCTCGGGTCTGTTCAACGTCAATCCGTCGGCGCTGTCCTTTGCCTCCGGCTTCAACAACTTCGGTGCCGGCTCCTCGGGGTTCTCGAATCTCGGCAGCGGTGTGTCGGGCCTCGGGAACTTGGGCACCCTGCCCTTCTTCGACAACAGCCTGGTTTCGGGCCTAGGAAGCACCGGTCACAGGCTCGCAGGGTGGCTTTTGCACGGCACAACGCCGTAGCCCGGGGCGCCCGGGGACCGCGGGAGCGGCGGCAACGGCGGCAGCGCGGGCGCTGCCCCGATCTCATTGGTGCACGCGGGCACGTCGGACTCGGTGGCACAGCGGCGTCGTTGCCTAGACTCTCTGGTTGTGAGCGCTGATGAGGAGCCTGGCGGTCTCACCGCGGTTGCTCAGGACTATCTCAAGGTTATTTGGACCGCTCAGGAGTGGTCCAAGGAGAAGGTCAGCACCAAGATGCTGGCGGAGAAGATCGGAGTGTCGGCCAGCACAGCCTCGGAGTCCATCCGCAGGCTGGCCGAGCAGGGGTTGGTCGACCATGAGAAGTACGGCGCGGTGGCGTTGACCGACTCGGGGCGGCGCGTGGCACTGGCGATGGTGCGCCGGCACCGGCTATTGGAGACATTTCTGGTCAACGAACTCGGCTATGGCTGGGACGAGGTGCACGACGAGGCCGAGGTGCTCGAGCACGCGGTATCGGATCGCCTAGTTGCGCGTATCGACGCCAAGCTGGGGTTCCCGCGTCGCGATCCGCACGGCGACCCGATCCCTGCTGCCGACGGGCAGGTGCCGACCCCGCCGGCGAGGCAGCTGTGGGACTGCCACGATGGTGATACGGGTACCGTGGCCCGCATCTCCGATGCCGACCCGCAGATGCTGCGGTACTTCGACAGCGTCGGGATCAACCTGGACTCGCGGTTGCGAGTGTTGGCGCGGCGCGAATTCGCCGGCATGATCTCGGTGTCGATCGAAGCCTCCGGCGGCGACCAGGTCACCGTCGAGTTGGGGAGTCCGGCCGCTCGCGCGATTTGGGTGGTGGCTTAGCGGCGCCAGGGAACACGGTGGACAACAACCCCGCCCCGGCACTGCACGCCGTAGGCTGGCGGTCGTGCAGCGGTGGCGCGGCCAAGACGAGATCCCGACTGACTGGGGCAGGTGCGTGCTCACCATCGGTGTGTTCGACGGCGTGCACCGGGGGCACGCCGAACTGATCGCGCACGCGGTGAAGGCCGGACGCGCACGCGAGGTGCCGGCCGTGCTGATGACGTTCGATCCGCACCCGATGGAAGTGGTGTATCCCGGCAGTCACCCGGCGCAACTGACCACGCTGACCCGGCGTGCCGAACTCGTCGAAGACCTGGGCATCGATGTTTTCCTCGTGATGCCGTTCACCACTGATTTCATGAAGCTCACGCCGGACCGCTACATCCACGAACTCCTGGTTGAGCATCTGCACGTGGTGGAGGTCGTCGTAGGCGAGAACTTCACGTTCGGCAAGAAGGCAGCCGGCAAGGTCGACACGCTTCGACGGGCCGGTGAGCGGTTCGGGTTCGCCGTGGAGTCGATGTCGCTGCTGACAGAGCACCACCGCAACGAGACGGTGACGTTTTCGTCCACGTACATCCGGTCCTGTGTGGACGCCGGCGATATGGTGGCCGCCACGGAAGCCCTGGGCCGACCGCATCGGGTCGAAGGCGTCGTGGTTCGCGGCGAAGGTCGGGGCGTGGAGCTGGGCTTTCCCACCGCGAACGTGGCGCCGCCGATGTACTCGGCGATCCCCGCCGACGGTGTGTATGCCGCCTGGTTCACGGTACTGGGACACGGGCCGGTGGCTGGCACCGTCGTCCCCGGTGAGCGCTACCGGGCCGCGGTATCCGTGGGGACCAACCCGACGTTTTCGGGACGCACCCGCACTGTTGAGGCGTTCGTGCTCGACACCAGCGCTGACCTGTACGGCCAGCACGTGGCGCTGGATTTCGTTGCGCGCATCCGCGGCCAGAAGAAGTTCGCATCGGTGCCGGAGTTGGTGGCCGCAATGGGTAAAGACATCGATCGGGTGCGCGCGTTGCTACGCGGGGATTAACTTCACCGGCGCGCGCGCTGCTAGACTGCCCCGGACATCGGCGCGTGCTGCGGTTCGCGGTGGCCGCGCCCTCGTACTCATGATCGCGGACCCATTGATGGAGATAATTCGTGGCGCTGACAGCCGAGCAGAAAAAGGAGATCCTGAACTCCTACGGCCTGCATGACACCGACACCGGCTCCCCGGAAGCGCAGATTGCGCTGCTGACCAAGCGGATCGCCGACCTGACCGAGCATCTCAAGGTGCACAAGCACGATCACCACTCGCGGCGAGGGCTGCTGTTGCTGGTGGGACGGCGGCGTCGGCTGATCAAGTACATTTCCCAGATCGATGTGGAGCGCTATCGCTCGCTCATCGAGCGCCTGGGTCTGCGTCGCTGACGCAGGCGCGTGCGCGCCCTGATCGCAATCCGCGTCACCGCCCTAGCCGTCGTGGCGTCGGCGGGACTCGTCGGTTGCTCGGGCTGGGATGACGGGACCAACGTCGCCGATCTCGATGTGGGGGACTGTCTGCGGCTCGGCGGCACACCAGATCGCCCCCTGGCCACCAAGGCGGAATGCGGTAGCAGCGGGTCTAGCTTCAAGGTTGTTTCGGCGGTTACCGACCGTGCGCAATGCCCCGCCGACGTCGATTCGTCGTATTCGATGCGCAATTCGTTCAATGGCGCAAACAACACCGTCTGCCTGGACGTGGACTGGGTGATCGGGGGTTGCATGAGTGTCGACCCGAGTCACGACGCCGACCCGGTGCGGGTGGACTGCGACGACGCTTCGGTACCGCACCGGCAGCGAGCCACCCAGATCCTCAGAGACCTCCACGCTCCCGTCAGCGTCGACCAGTGCGCGAGTGGCATGGGCTATACCTACCCGCAGCAGCGGTTCGTGGTGTGCGTCGAGGACGTCACCAGCTGACACCGGCCCCGAAACCCCGAGGCCCGAGCCTATCGAGGCTGGTCCGAAGCGCCATAGGGCCCGTGTAGAGTGAGTTCGTTCTGGACCAGTGTGGTCCAGCAGGTGGTGCGGTTCGCGCACATCCGCGTGAGTCGTTCCAGCGTGTCACTATGTATGCCCACGGGAGCAGCCGAGTCTGTTTCGGGCGGTCTTCGGTAGTGGCTGCCGGGCTCCCCGGACTCGGGGCAGGTCGGCCGCTTCGATCGACGGCCGTAACGCATTCAGGCTCTCCACGCTCGCACGGGTGGCTCGCAGCCCGTCCGGGCGGGAGCCGCTCTGCTAACCCACCGGGGTGCGTGTGACAACGCGAAACAGCTGAACAACCGAGAGAGGCCGCACGGACGTCATGTCTGTAGCTGAAATTGAAGAAGGCGTGTTCGAATCAACCGCCACCATTGACAACGGGAGCTTCGGCACCCGCACCATTCGTTTCGAGACCGGGCGGCTGGCCTTACAGGCCGCCGGCGCGGTCGTCGCCTACCTGGACGACGAAAATATGCTGCTGTCGGCGACCACCGCCAGCAAGAGCCCCAAGGAACATTTCGACTTCTTCCCGCTGACGGTGGACGTCGAGGAGCGCATGTACGCCGCGGGCCGCATTCCTGGTTCGTTCTTCCGTCGTGAGGGCCGGCCCTCCACCGACGCGATCCTGACCTGCCGGCTCATCGATCGCCCGCTGCGCCCGTCGTTCGTTGATGGCCTGCGCAATGAGATCCAGATCGTGGTGACGATTCTGAGCCTCGACCCCAACGATCTCTATGACGTGCTGGCGATCAACGCCGCGTCGGCCTCCACCCAGTTGGGTGGCTTGCCGTTCTCCGGTCCCATCGGGGGTGTGCGGGTAGCGCTCATTGACGGCACCTGGGTTGCGTTCCCGAACGTTGAGCAACTCGAACGCGCCGTGTTCGACATGGTGGTCGCGGGCCGCCTGGTCGACACCGCCGACGGGGGCCAGTCGGATGTCGCCATCATGATGGTCGAAGCCGAGGCCACCGAGAACGTGATCGAGCTCGTCGAGGGCGGCGCCCCGGCGCCAACGGAGAGTGTCGTGGCTGCGGGTCTGGAGGCGGCCAAGCCAGCCATCGCCGCGCTGTGTACCGCGCAGCAGGAGCTCGCCGACGCGTGTGGAGCGTCAACCAGGCCGGCCGCTGAATACCCGGTGTTTCCCGACTACGGCGACGACGTGTACTACTCGGTGTCCTCGGTGGCCACCGACGAGTTGGCTGCCGCTTTGACCATCGGCGACAAGGCCGAGCGCGACCAGCGCACCGACGAGATCAAGGCCCAGGTCCTCGAGCGGCTCGCCGACACCTACGAGGGCCGGGAGAAAGAGGTCGGCGCCGCGTTTCGCGCGTTGACCAAGAAGCTTGTTCGCCAGCGCATCCTCACTGACCATTTTCGCATCGATGGGCGCGGTATCACCGACATCCGGGCGTTGTCGGCCGAGGTGGCCGTGGTGCCACGGGCGCACGGCAGTGCGCTCTTCGAACGCGGCGAAACCCAGATCCTTGGGGTGACCACGCTTGACATGGTCAAGATGGCCCAGCAGATCGACTCGCTCGGGCCCGAGACATCGAAACGCTACATGCATCACTACAATTTCCCGCCGTTCTCCACCGGCGAGACCGGTCGCGTCGGCTCGCCCAAGCGGCGCGAGATCGGACACGGTGCGTTGGCTGAGCGGGCTCTGGTGCCGGTGTTGCCGAGCACCGAGGAGTTCCCGTACGCCATCCGCCAGGTGTCGGAAGCCCTGGGCTCCAACGGCTCCACGTCGATGGGCTCGGTGTGTGCGTCCACGCTGGCGCTGCTCAATGCCGGGGTGCCGCTGAAGGCGCCGGTGGCCGGCATTGCGATGGGCCTGGTGTCCGACGACGTTCAGGTAGAAGGGGCGGCGGAGCCGGCCGACGGTGTCGTGGAGCGCCGCTTCGTGACGCTGACCGACATCCTGGGCGCCGAGGACGCGTTCGGCGACATGGACTTCAAGGTCGCCGGAACCAAGGACTTTGTCACCGCGCTGCAATTGGACACCAAACTCGACGGGATCCCGTCAAAGGTCCTAGCAGGTGCCCTTGAGCAGGCCAGGGATGCTCGCCTCACGATTCTCGAGGTCATGGCCGAGGCCATCGACAGGCCCGACGAGATGAGCCCGTACGCGCCGCGAGTGACCACCATCAAGGTCCCGGTGGACAAGATCGGCGAGGTGATAGGACCCAAGGGAAAGGTCATCAACGGCATCACCGAGGAAACGGGCGCGCAGATCTCCATCGAAGACGACGGCACGGTGTTCGTCGGCGCCACCGACGGGCCGTCCGCGCAGGCCGCGATCGACAAGATCAACGCGATTGCCAACCCGCAGTTACCGACCGTGGGCGAACGTTTCCTCGGAACAGTGGTCAAGACAACCGATTTCGGTGCGTTCGTGTCGCTGCTGCCGGGCCGTGACGGTCTGGTGCACATCTCCAAGCTCGGCAAGGGCAAGCGCATCGCGAAGGTTGAAGACGTGGTGAACGTCGGTGACAAGCTACGGGTAGAGATTGCCGATATCGACAAGCGCGGCAAGATCTCTCTGGTTCTGGTGGCTGACGAAGAAGCGTCCGCAGCTCCCGCCGATGCCGCGACGGCCAGCAGCTGACCCTGCGGCCGCCCGGCCACTGCGCCGCACTACTTTGCCGGGCGGTCTGCGCGTCGTCACCGAATATCTGCCAGCGGTGCGCTCGGCGTCCATCGGGGTCTGGGTTGGGGTGGGATCGCGCGACGAGGGTGCCACAGTTGCCGGGGCGGCCCATTTTCTCGAGCATCTGCTGTTCAAGTCGACGCCGACGCGCACGGCGGTCGATATCGCGCAAGCGATGGACGCGGTTGGCGGGGAGCTCAACGCGTTCACAGCCAAGGAGCACACGTGCTACTACGCACACGTGCTCGACAGCGACTTGGCGCTGGCGATCGATCTGGTCTCCGATGTGGTCCTCAACGGCCGCTGCGCTGCTCACGACGTGGAGCTGGAACGCGATGTCGTCCTGGAGGAGATCGCGATGCGCGACGACGACCCCGAGGACGCATTGGCGGACATGTTCTTGGGGTCGCTGTTCGGCGACCATCCGGTGGGCCGCCCGGTGATCGGCAGCGCGCAATCCGTATCGACGATGACTCGGGCTCAACTGCATTCTTTCCACATGCGGCGCTACACGCCGCAGCGAATGGTCGTAGCGGTGGCCGGGAATGTCGATCATGCCGACGTGGTCGCATTGGTGCGCGAGCACTTCGGGTCGCGATTGGTCCGCGGGCGACGCCCGGTTGCTCCTCGCAAGGGAGCCGGTCGGGTCAATGGCTGTCCGGGTTTGACACTGGCTAATCGGGATGCTGAGCAAACGCACGTGTCGCTGGGCGTACGCACGCCTGGTCGCAGCTGGGAGCAGCGCTGGGCGCTGTCGGTGCTGCACACGGCATTGGGCGGTGGGATCAGTTCGCGGCTGTTCCAAGAGGTCCGCGAAGCGCGGGGGCTAGCGTACTCGGTGTACTCCGCGCTGGATATCTTCGCCGACAGCGGGGCGCTGTCGGTGTATGCCGCATGCCTGCCGGAACGTTTCCCTGACGTGATGCGGGTGACCACCGACGTGTTGACATCGGTGGCCAGCGACGGCATCAGTGAGGCAGAGTGCCGCATCGCCAAGGGCTCGTTGCGGGGTGGTCTGGTGCTGGGGCTGGAGGATTCCGGCTCCCGGATGAGCCGGATCGGCCGCAGTGAGTTGAACTACGGCAAGCACCGCAGCATCGAGCACACGTTGCGACAGATTGAGCGCGTGACCGTCGACGAGGTTAACGCTGTGGCCCGTCGCGTGCTCAACACGCGCTACGGAGCTGCGGTTTTAGGGCCTTACAGCTCGAAACGGTCGCTGCCGCAACGACTTCGAGCGATGGTAAATTAGCCCGATGGTATTGGGCTTCTGGGACATTGCGGTGCCCATTGTGGGCGCGCCGATGGCCGGCGGTCCCAGCACCCCGGCCCTGGCCGCGGCGGTGTCCAACGCGGGCGGGTTGGGATTCGTGGCTGGTGGCTATGTGACTGCCGACCAGTTCGCTGACGATATCGCCGCTGCCCGAGCTGCCACGACGGGCCCGATTGGCGCCAATCTGTTTGTGCCTCAACCCAGCGTCGCGGACTGGGTGCAGTTGGAGTACTACGCGGAAGAACTCGAAGACATCGCCGACTACTACCACGTCGCGATAGGGCAACCGCTGTACGAGGACGACGATGACTGGGAGCTCAAGCTCGAAGTTGTCGCCGACGTGCGTCCGGAACTGGTGTCGTTTACCTTCGGCGCGCCGCCGCCCGACGTTATTCATCGGTTGAGTGCGCTGGGGCTCTTGGTGTCGGTCACTGTGACGTCGGCCTACGAAGCTGGCGTGGCTATTGCTGCCGGCGCGGACAACCTCGTGGTTCAGGGGCCAGAAGCCGGAGGACATCGCGGCACTTTTGCGCCCGACATGGAGCCCGGTGAAGAGCCCCTGCACCAACTTCTCCACCGAATCGGCAGCGCTCACGATGTTCCGCTGATCGCCGCGGGTGGCCTGGGCACCGCTGACGACGTCGCGGGGGTGTTGCGCAGCGGAGCGGTGGCCGCGCAGGTTGGTACCGCGCTCTTGCTGAGCGACGAGGCCGGGACCAATCCCCCCCACCGCGCGGCGCTGACGAATCCGGATTTCCGCGACTCCGTGATCACTCGAGCGTTCTCGGGCCGCTACGCACGGGGTCTGGCGAACAACTTCACGCGCTTGCTCGATCACGTGGCGCCGCTGGGCTATCCCGAGGTGAACCAGATGACGAAGCCGATACGAGCAGCGGCGGTCGAGGCCGGTGACCCCAACGGAACCAACCTGTGGGCGGGCACGGCTTACCGGGAGGCCCGTCGGGGTCCGGCAGCCGAGATTGTCGCGGCACTGAGTCCCGACGTGCGGTCGGCCTAGCGTCAGGGTCAGGCCAGCACGCTCGCCGGCTCGGTGAACGGCACACCCAGATCGGTGGCCACCTGGTGGGATAGCAGCGCGCCCTCATGCGTCGAAAGACCCTTGGCCAACGCCGGATCCGACCGGCACGCAGCTAACCAGCCGTGGTCGGCAAGGTCGAGCACGTACGGCATCGTCGCATTGGTTAGTGCAGAGGTCGACGTCTTCGGCACCGATGCGGGCATGTTCGCCACACAGTAGAAAAGCGTGTCATGCACGGCGAACGTCGGCTGATCGTAGGTGGTGGGTCGCGAGTCCTCGAAGCAACCGCCCTGATCGATCGCGATGTCCACCAGCACCGCCCCGGATTTCATATGTGCAACAACAGAATTCGAGATCAACTTGGGTGCTTTGGCGCCGGGC
It includes:
- a CDS encoding bifunctional riboflavin kinase/FAD synthetase; protein product: MQRWRGQDEIPTDWGRCVLTIGVFDGVHRGHAELIAHAVKAGRAREVPAVLMTFDPHPMEVVYPGSHPAQLTTLTRRAELVEDLGIDVFLVMPFTTDFMKLTPDRYIHELLVEHLHVVEVVVGENFTFGKKAAGKVDTLRRAGERFGFAVESMSLLTEHHRNETVTFSSTYIRSCVDAGDMVAATEALGRPHRVEGVVVRGEGRGVELGFPTANVAPPMYSAIPADGVYAAWFTVLGHGPVAGTVVPGERYRAAVSVGTNPTFSGRTRTVEAFVLDTSADLYGQHVALDFVARIRGQKKFASVPELVAAMGKDIDRVRALLRGD
- a CDS encoding polyribonucleotide nucleotidyltransferase, which codes for MSVAEIEEGVFESTATIDNGSFGTRTIRFETGRLALQAAGAVVAYLDDENMLLSATTASKSPKEHFDFFPLTVDVEERMYAAGRIPGSFFRREGRPSTDAILTCRLIDRPLRPSFVDGLRNEIQIVVTILSLDPNDLYDVLAINAASASTQLGGLPFSGPIGGVRVALIDGTWVAFPNVEQLERAVFDMVVAGRLVDTADGGQSDVAIMMVEAEATENVIELVEGGAPAPTESVVAAGLEAAKPAIAALCTAQQELADACGASTRPAAEYPVFPDYGDDVYYSVSSVATDELAAALTIGDKAERDQRTDEIKAQVLERLADTYEGREKEVGAAFRALTKKLVRQRILTDHFRIDGRGITDIRALSAEVAVVPRAHGSALFERGETQILGVTTLDMVKMAQQIDSLGPETSKRYMHHYNFPPFSTGETGRVGSPKRREIGHGALAERALVPVLPSTEEFPYAIRQVSEALGSNGSTSMGSVCASTLALLNAGVPLKAPVAGIAMGLVSDDVQVEGAAEPADGVVERRFVTLTDILGAEDAFGDMDFKVAGTKDFVTALQLDTKLDGIPSKVLAGALEQARDARLTILEVMAEAIDRPDEMSPYAPRVTTIKVPVDKIGEVIGPKGKVINGITEETGAQISIEDDGTVFVGATDGPSAQAAIDKINAIANPQLPTVGERFLGTVVKTTDFGAFVSLLPGRDGLVHISKLGKGKRIAKVEDVVNVGDKLRVEIADIDKRGKISLVLVADEEASAAPADAATASS
- the lppU gene encoding LppU family putative lipoprotein → MRALIAIRVTALAVVASAGLVGCSGWDDGTNVADLDVGDCLRLGGTPDRPLATKAECGSSGSSFKVVSAVTDRAQCPADVDSSYSMRNSFNGANNTVCLDVDWVIGGCMSVDPSHDADPVRVDCDDASVPHRQRATQILRDLHAPVSVDQCASGMGYTYPQQRFVVCVEDVTS
- the rpsO gene encoding 30S ribosomal protein S15 — encoded protein: MALTAEQKKEILNSYGLHDTDTGSPEAQIALLTKRIADLTEHLKVHKHDHHSRRGLLLLVGRRRRLIKYISQIDVERYRSLIERLGLRR
- a CDS encoding M16 family metallopeptidase produces the protein MPRRPAADPAAARPLRRTTLPGGLRVVTEYLPAVRSASIGVWVGVGSRDEGATVAGAAHFLEHLLFKSTPTRTAVDIAQAMDAVGGELNAFTAKEHTCYYAHVLDSDLALAIDLVSDVVLNGRCAAHDVELERDVVLEEIAMRDDDPEDALADMFLGSLFGDHPVGRPVIGSAQSVSTMTRAQLHSFHMRRYTPQRMVVAVAGNVDHADVVALVREHFGSRLVRGRRPVAPRKGAGRVNGCPGLTLANRDAEQTHVSLGVRTPGRSWEQRWALSVLHTALGGGISSRLFQEVREARGLAYSVYSALDIFADSGALSVYAACLPERFPDVMRVTTDVLTSVASDGISEAECRIAKGSLRGGLVLGLEDSGSRMSRIGRSELNYGKHRSIEHTLRQIERVTVDEVNAVARRVLNTRYGAAVLGPYSSKRSLPQRLRAMVN
- a CDS encoding nitronate monooxygenase, with amino-acid sequence MVLGFWDIAVPIVGAPMAGGPSTPALAAAVSNAGGLGFVAGGYVTADQFADDIAAARAATTGPIGANLFVPQPSVADWVQLEYYAEELEDIADYYHVAIGQPLYEDDDDWELKLEVVADVRPELVSFTFGAPPPDVIHRLSALGLLVSVTVTSAYEAGVAIAAGADNLVVQGPEAGGHRGTFAPDMEPGEEPLHQLLHRIGSAHDVPLIAAGGLGTADDVAGVLRSGAVAAQVGTALLLSDEAGTNPPHRAALTNPDFRDSVITRAFSGRYARGLANNFTRLLDHVAPLGYPEVNQMTKPIRAAAVEAGDPNGTNLWAGTAYREARRGPAAEIVAALSPDVRSA
- a CDS encoding PPE family protein, which codes for MNFLLLPPEINSARIFSGVGAGPMLAAGVAWDGLAAELALTASSFSSLTSSLAGEAWQGPAAAAMVGAAASYAGWLSTTATQADQAAVAARVFGGAFEAVRAAAVNPAIIAANRTQLVSLVMSNLFGQNAPAIAAAEATYEQMWAQDVTAMFGYHAGASAAAARLTPFVRPVPNLAGLPAQIVGAATASVSGAAGGVAAAIPIEGGAVASAAAAAAAPSRTIAINLGVANLGITNLGSGNVGFLNFGNGNLGSNNFGSGNFGDNNVGSGNLGSFNVGPGNLGSSNLGFANIGIGNIGFGNTGNNNIGFGLVGDNQVGIGGLNSGANNLGLFNSGNGNIGFFNSGTGNFGIGNSGNYNTGLWNTGQANTGFINAGSFNTGSFNVGDANTGSVNTGSYNTGDANPGSSNTGSFNTGDLNTGLLNAGNINTGAFNVGNMNNGFMWTANGQGGLTFGINTPDITLPTISLPGISVPGFDLPGITVPSISIPATTTPADITIGAFSLPEITLPSITIPAATTPSDITIGAFSLPEITLPSITIPAATTPSDITIGAFSLPEITLPSISIPAATTPADITVGGFALPEIALPSISIPAATTPADITVGGLNLPEITIPVLTTPTLTFNEFTGPSISLPAFDFPALITPTVLITGFNGNEVPLVRSNVLGTIFLQPSFLGPILIGDPGIAPPPGIPDPPFANGSFFGFTLPGIVIGGFDFPSISTTGPFTIPSVAVDGFTLPQVSIPEITTPPLTIPSLGVEGFTLPQVGIPEITTAPLTIPSVGVEGFTLPPVGIPEITTAPLTLPAVGVEGFTLPPVGIPEITTPPLTLPAVGVGGLTLPPIGIPEITTPPFTIASIGIGGFTTPELTIPSVTLPSTSIAQLVIPPPPGFFNSSATGSSGFFNTGPGSSSGFGNSGSGLSGLFNVNPSALSFASGFNNFGAGSSGFSNLGSGVSGLGNLGTLPFFDNSLVSGLGSTGHRLAGWLLHGTTP
- the mntR gene encoding manganese-binding transcriptional regulator MntR, with translation MSADEEPGGLTAVAQDYLKVIWTAQEWSKEKVSTKMLAEKIGVSASTASESIRRLAEQGLVDHEKYGAVALTDSGRRVALAMVRRHRLLETFLVNELGYGWDEVHDEAEVLEHAVSDRLVARIDAKLGFPRRDPHGDPIPAADGQVPTPPARQLWDCHDGDTGTVARISDADPQMLRYFDSVGINLDSRLRVLARREFAGMISVSIEASGGDQVTVELGSPAARAIWVVA